The genomic window ATTCACGACTTTAGTCGCGTTGATACAATTGTCTTTGATAAAACGGGAACACTAACGATTGGAAACCCAGAAGTAGCTGAACAAATAAGCTACGCAGATGACGATAATTTAACCCTGAGTTACTTAGCAAGTGTTGAGAACGAATCAGATCATCCGCTAGCTAAAGCGATTTTAAATGATATTGGCTCAGTGTCATTCCTACCTGTTGACCAAACTGACGTTGTTAAAGGTGGCGGGATTGTCGCTCACATAGACCAAAAACGTGTCGCAGTCGGAAACCCAGCTTTAATGGTGAAACAACAGATTACTTTAACTGACAAGATGCAAGCAGATATTAATCGTCTTGAGAGAAATGGGAATTCAATTGTGATTACAGCTGTTGATGGCGTTGTGAAATATATCATGGGAATTCGTGACCAAATCCGTCCCGGCGTCAAACAAGATCTACAAAAACTCAAAGACTTCGGCGTAAAAAACTTAGTGATGTTATCTGGTGACAACCAAGGTACCGTTGATTTAGTAGCGAAACAACTTGGTTTAACTCAAGCACACGGTCATATGTTACCTGAAGATAAATCAGCCTTTATCAAGAAGCTACAAGAACAAGGTCAAATCGTTGCTTTCGTCGGAGATGGTGTCAACGATAGCCCGTCACTTGCCTTAGCTAATATCGGAATTGCTATGGGAAGTGGAACAGACGTTGCGATTGAAACTTCGGATGTTGTCCTAATGAACTCTGACTTCAGCCGCCTGCCACACGCTTTAGGTTTAACACGTGCAACTGCTCGTAATATGAAGCAAAATATTATCATCGCTATTGGCGTCGTTGCCGTCCTAGTCACAAGTCTATTCTTGAGTGACTGGATGAATATGTCAATTGGAATGTTAGTCCACGAAGCGAGTATTCTAGTCGTTATTTTCAATGGGATGCGGTTATTAAGATACAGAATTAAACAAACAACAAGCCAAGTCGTAACAAGTAAACAAATAGTTGAATCAACCAATTAAAGAAAGAGGTATAAAAATGAATACGTTCACTCAATATATCGATACACATG from Aerococcaceae bacterium DSM 111021 includes these protein-coding regions:
- a CDS encoding heavy metal translocating P-type ATPase; protein product: MQRYILSQKKMITLLSGIFIAIGFFSHFVLNNVMLFNVTFIIASILGVLPIAIQAYQALKVKVVSIDVLVTIAVVGAFLIQNFEESAIVTFLFLFGSYLEQRTLNQTRSAIKELTNMAPESALLLTDSGEFEMVDVDEVDEGDTLLVKTGAKIPVDGTVLSGEGHINEASITGEAVPVTKQLDSEVFAGTILENGTLQIRADKVGEDTTFGKIIELVEEAQDSKSEAERFIDRFSKYYTPIVLLLAFVVWIFSQNVELAITILVLGCPGALVIGVPVSNVAGIGNGARNGILLKGSEVIHDFSRVDTIVFDKTGTLTIGNPEVAEQISYADDDNLTLSYLASVENESDHPLAKAILNDIGSVSFLPVDQTDVVKGGGIVAHIDQKRVAVGNPALMVKQQITLTDKMQADINRLERNGNSIVITAVDGVVKYIMGIRDQIRPGVKQDLQKLKDFGVKNLVMLSGDNQGTVDLVAKQLGLTQAHGHMLPEDKSAFIKKLQEQGQIVAFVGDGVNDSPSLALANIGIAMGSGTDVAIETSDVVLMNSDFSRLPHALGLTRATARNMKQNIIIAIGVVAVLVTSLFLSDWMNMSIGMLVHEASILVVIFNGMRLLRYRIKQTTSQVVTSKQIVESTN